In Rouxiella sp. WC2420, the following proteins share a genomic window:
- a CDS encoding tetratricopeptide repeat protein, translating to MKFWLPACFLAGWFMCFNVWAKIDEPDIKTDCLKTGIYASAGKVAYQQGDYTKAQNLFRNQVAWSEFCHLPASETSTAYNNIALTYLHLGQYGKAKAWLSLAPQDRKTQFNFKKVENKLLAKPITEDPAGLYWQYAGQGSWNTVEVKPEESQYVIQFRGMFMGTMSLYYGPNTGDFSTMTAIKHHQALYNSINDVSAAGSDCTVAMSFAGQSLSLKTTGDCGFGENVQATGQYVKVEDY from the coding sequence ATGAAATTTTGGTTGCCTGCATGCTTTTTGGCAGGCTGGTTTATGTGCTTTAACGTTTGGGCAAAGATTGATGAGCCCGATATTAAAACTGACTGCCTGAAGACAGGTATTTATGCTTCGGCAGGCAAGGTGGCCTACCAACAGGGTGATTACACCAAGGCGCAAAACCTGTTTCGCAATCAGGTTGCCTGGAGCGAATTTTGCCACTTGCCTGCAAGCGAGACGTCTACTGCTTATAACAATATTGCGCTGACCTATCTACATCTGGGCCAATATGGCAAAGCCAAAGCCTGGTTAAGTCTGGCACCGCAGGACAGAAAGACCCAATTCAACTTCAAAAAAGTTGAAAATAAGCTGCTCGCCAAACCGATCACAGAAGATCCTGCCGGACTTTACTGGCAGTATGCCGGGCAGGGGAGCTGGAACACTGTCGAGGTAAAACCTGAAGAGAGTCAGTATGTTATTCAATTTCGGGGAATGTTTATGGGCACGATGTCGCTGTACTACGGTCCTAATACCGGGGATTTCTCTACCATGACAGCGATTAAACATCATCAGGCACTTTATAACTCGATTAATGATGTCAGCGCTGCAGGCTCCGACTGCACAGTCGCCATGAGCTTTGCCGGGCAGAGCCTGAGCCTGAAAACCACCGGAGACTGCGGGTTTGGGGAAAACGTTCAGGCCACAGGGCAGTACGTGAAGGTTGAAGATTACTGA